The window AAACCGACTCAAGGCCTATGTCCTTTCCCTTTATCTCCTCTGTGTTTCCTCCCCTCTCCCTGATTGACAGCACATAACCATCAATTCCGGAAGCAATGGACTTTTTTACTTCTTCTACGGATTTCTTAGATGCATCCATTCCATTGATCGTGGTGTTGGGGAAAAACACCTTCTCATACTGTCTGCCTATCTGAAGATAGGCCAAGGCAGCAATCAGCGCCGCTGCAGCTACAGTCCCGCTTCCAATTGCTGCCCAGCCTTTTAATCCCAGTGGCTTTTTCTTTCTGCTGCGCGGTTTCACGTTTTCCATTAATTTCCTACCTCTTTACAAGCCTTTTCGTTCAGCATTTATTATACATGAAAAACGCGAAATTTGTCTAAATTTTTACGGTATATTTTTTGACATTTTTATTACGATTTCCTCTATCCTTCCTGGCCTTCAGGATGCAAAGGGATTTCCGCCCCGGAGCTTTAAGAAAATTCCGGACTTTTATGCAGGCAAAATATTTCATAATGCCCACCCCGCCTTCATAAGATACAATTAAGAATGATGAAAAGGATCCTTTTATGGCACGCTATTCTCCCATCTACGGTATAGTAACTTCCGTAAATCCTTTAATGACTGCCTCCGGCGACACCAGCTGCTCCATGATCATTTCCATAATGAGCGAGAGCATAGGACAGACCAATTTCATTGTCACCCCAAGGACCTATGTCCTTGGCCAGCATACCTTTAACACCGGTGATTCCATCATTGCCATTTATGATACAAAGGCGCCTGTGCCCCTTATTTATCCGCCTCAGTTCACGGCAGTGATCCTGGCGGAAAACAGTGACGGGTATGAGGCTGTTTTTGATTATTTTGACGAAGACTTAATGAATTCTTCCCAGACACTGAAGCTGAACATTTCCAATGACAGCGAGACAGCGATCCTCCTATCCAACGGCCAGAACTTCTTTTACACTCCCGGCGGCCATTTTCTGCTTGTGCTTTACATGTTCACCACCCGGAGCATTCCGGCCATCACCACTCCTCAGACCGTCGTGGTCTTCTGTGCTCCCGAAAAAACCTAGAAAAGGTCCGCAAGGCAGATTTCCCCGTCAGAGCACGGCTGCCTCACCAGCCATACATGCTGCAACTGCAGAAAGCGGGCATCCATAACGGAACGGTTTTGGATTCATAGGAAATGATGCCCTGTGAATCCAAAAAACACCTGGGTTAAAAGGAATCCTTCTGTAAGCCAGGCGTTTTCTGTCTGCAGGCAAAGGCCAAAAGCCTAAGAACTACCTGCCTGTTATTTTCATATCTTCTGCCGTCATAAATGCTCCCTCATAACCCAGGAATTCACACAGTCTGGTGGCATGGGGCTGTTCCAGTCTGGCCTTAGATAAGCTTTCTTTCTCATAAAAGACCTTTTCCCCTGGTCCGTCTGAAAGTATCTTTCCATGGGCCATGATAATGACCCGGTCAAAGTATTCCGCCACAAAATCCATGTCATGAAGAATGGCAAGCACAAATTTCCCCTTTTCGCTTAAGGTGCGGACAATCCTTCCCAGAACGGCACGGCCTTTTGCATCCTGGGCAATGGTCGGTTCATCTAGAATCAGCACTTTGGTGTCCATGGCCACCACAGAGGCAATGGCTACCATTTTCCGTTCCGATAAATCCAGATCATAGGGATTTTCCTCCGCGGCCCCCATAAGCCCCACCATCTCAAGGGCTTCCTCCGCTCGCTTTTGTGCCTCTCCACGGCTCATACCTAAGTTTAAAGGCCCCACCATGACCTCCTCCAGCACCCGGTTCTTAAATATCTGGTCATCCGGGTTCTGGAACACATACCCTACCTTTCCGGCCAGCTGCGCTACGGTCCTTTTGGATATGTCCTCGTCTTCAAAGAAAATACACCCTGCATCAGGCTTTAAAAGTCCTTTTAACAGTTTGACCAAAGTGGTCTTTCCTGCTCCGTTCTGGCCGATGATGGCGGTTGGCTTTGCATCAAGACAAAGATCTAAGTGCCGGATCACCGGAGTATCAGGCTGGTAATGAAACCCAAGGTCAAGGATCCGGAACACTTCCCCAGCCTGTCCCTCTTCCTTTTCATCAGCAGAATTCCTGCCCGTAAGCCCTGGCGGAAATTGTTCCCTTAAATCTTCCATTTGCTCAAGAGTGACCGGATAGAGCCTGTCCTCTCCTTCTTTCCTGCATACTCCAAGAGCTTTGCACACCTGGGTATACACAGGCGGTTTCACGCCAAGCTCCTCTAAATCATCCCTTGAAAAAATCCGTTCCGGAGTATCAAAGGACACCTGTTTTCCTTTGTGAAGGAGAAGAATCTTATGGCAGTAGGAAGCCAGCTTCTCCATTTTCTGCTCCACCATAATAATGGTTATGCCTGTTCTGGCCAGCTTTTCAACCACCCGGAACACTTCTTCGCTTCCCTGTGGGTCCAGCTGGGAGGTAGGCTCATCCAGCACAATGACTTCAGGCTCCATGGCAAGGATGCTGGCGATAGCCACCCGCTGGGTCTGCCCGCCGGATAAATCAAAGGGATTTCTGTCCTTATACTCCTCAATATCCAAAAGTTTTAAATTTTCTTCCACCCTCTTAAATATCTCTTCCCTTGGGATTCCCAGATTCTGAAGTCCAAAGGCGATTTCCTCAAAAACCGTATCCTTTGCCCCGGAAAGCTGGTTAAAGGGGTTCTGGAACACCAGCCCCACCTTCTGGCACAGTCCGGCAATGGGAGTCTTTGCCGCCTCGGCTCCGTCAATGAGGAGCTTTCCGCCGTAAGCTCCCCGGAACATGGTGGGCACCAGACCGGCAAAGGCCTGACACAAGGTGCTTTTTCCGGCCTTGTTCTCGCCAACTATCCCGATAAACTGACCCTTTTCCACTTCAAAATCAATTCCGTCAAGAGCCAGGCTTTCTGTATGGGGATACCGGTATTTTAAATTTTTCACTTCGATCAAAGCCATACAAGCACCCTCCATACAATAGAACTTACAATGAGCAGGGCCATAAATGACATGAGCACCTTGTCCCTGCCATTTAGCCTGTGTTCCCTTAGAAATGTTTTTTTATTCCTGGAATCAAATCCCCGCACCTCCAGGGCAATGGCCCTTTCCCTGGTGTTGATCAGGGAGCTGCTGACCACAGGAGAGATCAGGGGGATAAATGCCCTGGCTCTCACAAGCAAACTGCCTTCTGTTTCCAGCCCCCGGCTTCTCTGGGCATCCATGATGGTATTCATGGTTCCCATCATCTGGGGGATGATCTGAAAAACAGAACTGATCATATATCCGAACCTGGGAGAAAAGCCTGCCTGTTCCATGGTCTCCACCAGTTGTGCAGGTTTGGTGGTCAGCACAAAGGTAGCAAAGGCCAGAAGCATGTTTAAAATATTAAGCCCGATCCTGGCCGCATAAAGAAGTCCTTCCTGATAAAAGACAAGGGGGCCCAGATGAAACAAAACCTTCTGGTTTTCCTGGTTAA of the Lacrimispora indolis DSM 755 genome contains:
- a CDS encoding energy-coupling factor transporter transmembrane component T family protein; this translates as MKSISLYVDKDTFLTRLHPFAKMFYILAAVSAPLIGGALWMYVLFLVLSLCLLVSGKIIQKVFPLIAFSFTIIITIFLIHGLFNQENQKVLFHLGPLVFYQEGLLYAARIGLNILNMLLAFATFVLTTKPAQLVETMEQAGFSPRFGYMISSVFQIIPQMMGTMNTIMDAQRSRGLETEGSLLVRARAFIPLISPVVSSSLINTRERAIALEVRGFDSRNKKTFLREHRLNGRDKVLMSFMALLIVSSIVWRVLVWL
- a CDS encoding ABC transporter ATP-binding protein: MALIEVKNLKYRYPHTESLALDGIDFEVEKGQFIGIVGENKAGKSTLCQAFAGLVPTMFRGAYGGKLLIDGAEAAKTPIAGLCQKVGLVFQNPFNQLSGAKDTVFEEIAFGLQNLGIPREEIFKRVEENLKLLDIEEYKDRNPFDLSGGQTQRVAIASILAMEPEVIVLDEPTSQLDPQGSEEVFRVVEKLARTGITIIMVEQKMEKLASYCHKILLLHKGKQVSFDTPERIFSRDDLEELGVKPPVYTQVCKALGVCRKEGEDRLYPVTLEQMEDLREQFPPGLTGRNSADEKEEGQAGEVFRILDLGFHYQPDTPVIRHLDLCLDAKPTAIIGQNGAGKTTLVKLLKGLLKPDAGCIFFEDEDISKRTVAQLAGKVGYVFQNPDDQIFKNRVLEEVMVGPLNLGMSRGEAQKRAEEALEMVGLMGAAEENPYDLDLSERKMVAIASVVAMDTKVLILDEPTIAQDAKGRAVLGRIVRTLSEKGKFVLAILHDMDFVAEYFDRVIIMAHGKILSDGPGEKVFYEKESLSKARLEQPHATRLCEFLGYEGAFMTAEDMKITGR